A window of Leptospira licerasiae serovar Varillal str. VAR 010 contains these coding sequences:
- the flgG gene encoding flagellar basal-body rod protein FlgG: MMRSLWTAATGMIAQQFHIDTISNNLANVNTTGFKKNRADFEDLVYQHMVLAGTPATSVSEIPTGVNVGHGVRAAASQKLFEIGSFQATGNKLDLAITSEMGFFKIQMPDGSFAFTRDGSYKIDSNQQVVTSNGYLLEPPLILPEGAILNTLMISEQGEVTVKIGADIRPTVIGQVELYRFVNPAGLQAIGKNLFQETVASGPEIPGTPGMEGFGNVLQGFLEMSNVKIVEEMVNMIVAQRAYESNSKAIQTSDNMLSTAIGLKR; encoded by the coding sequence ATGATGCGTTCCCTTTGGACTGCCGCGACTGGAATGATCGCTCAGCAATTTCATATAGATACAATTTCCAACAACTTGGCAAACGTAAATACCACGGGTTTTAAAAAGAACCGCGCGGATTTTGAGGACTTAGTTTACCAACATATGGTTTTGGCAGGAACTCCTGCAACCTCCGTGAGTGAAATTCCTACAGGTGTGAATGTGGGGCACGGGGTGAGAGCAGCTGCTTCTCAGAAATTATTCGAGATCGGTTCTTTCCAAGCGACCGGTAACAAGCTAGACCTTGCGATCACAAGCGAGATGGGATTTTTCAAGATCCAAATGCCCGACGGAAGTTTTGCATTCACTCGTGACGGTTCTTATAAGATTGATTCTAACCAACAAGTAGTTACGTCTAACGGTTATTTGTTGGAGCCGCCTCTGATCCTTCCTGAGGGAGCGATCTTGAATACTCTGATGATCTCCGAACAGGGAGAAGTTACCGTAAAGATCGGGGCGGATATCCGTCCTACAGTGATCGGACAGGTGGAATTATATCGTTTCGTAAACCCGGCCGGTCTCCAAGCGATCGGTAAAAACTTATTCCAAGAGACTGTCGCTTCCGGTCCTGAAATTCCTGGAACTCCCGGTATGGAAGGTTTCGGAAATGTTCTGCAAGGATTCTTAGAGATGTCTAACGTGAAAATCGTGGAAGAGATGGTGAATATGATCGTGGCTCAAAGAGCTTACGAGTCCAACTCTAAGGCCATCCAAACTTCCGATAACATGTTATCTACCGCGATCGGATTGAAACGTTAA
- a CDS encoding DNA methyltransferase, protein MLRFLDSVGRQVFLSSLPPFVSYVPTRSQKAKLKIAPSSENKKKEKAERMNSTVRKKERKILTGEFWTSKQRQSHPIHYVVSYRASFKPELPAFFIGKYLENRKGIVFDPFGGRGTTAVQANLEGYAAIHNDISPMSLFLAKSRQTVPSLERLERTLDSLNLNTKVKEEKEDEGLLHFYHKDTLKEIKNLKKILADSDSPEIRYLGLTALSRLHGHSNGFFSVYSFPQISIPPMAQKRNNEKKGVVPDYREIKPRILQKMRRDLKESLTPFYHEFSSRNEYTNHSSLDLFGLEENSVDLVVTSPPFLDKVNYEEDNWLRYWFLDIELEKDQKPSIFATLAGWCEFIQGTLDELSRVVKPGGTVVMEVGEVRKGKTVFNLDEYVIKCAESTGLVWENTYINDQKFTKLANCWNVSNNEKGTNSNRCVVFRNLK, encoded by the coding sequence ATGCTAAGATTTTTGGATTCGGTAGGGAGACAAGTATTTCTGTCCTCACTTCCGCCATTCGTTTCTTATGTCCCGACAAGATCTCAAAAAGCAAAACTGAAAATCGCGCCTTCTTCCGAAAATAAGAAAAAAGAAAAGGCGGAGCGGATGAACAGCACTGTTCGTAAAAAAGAAAGAAAGATACTCACCGGGGAATTTTGGACCTCAAAACAAAGACAGTCTCATCCAATCCATTATGTGGTCAGTTACAGAGCCTCGTTCAAGCCTGAATTGCCTGCCTTCTTTATTGGAAAATATTTGGAGAATCGTAAAGGGATCGTATTCGATCCTTTCGGTGGAAGAGGGACTACGGCAGTCCAGGCGAATTTAGAAGGTTATGCTGCCATCCATAACGATATCAGTCCTATGTCCTTGTTCTTGGCGAAGTCCAGACAGACTGTTCCTTCTCTAGAAAGACTGGAGAGAACTCTTGATTCTCTTAACCTGAATACGAAGGTTAAGGAAGAAAAAGAAGATGAGGGTCTTTTACATTTTTATCATAAAGATACTTTAAAAGAGATCAAAAACCTGAAAAAGATCTTAGCCGATTCGGATTCTCCTGAGATTAGATATTTGGGCCTAACCGCATTATCCAGACTTCACGGCCATAGTAACGGTTTTTTTTCCGTTTATAGTTTTCCTCAGATCTCTATTCCTCCTATGGCCCAAAAAAGGAATAATGAGAAAAAGGGAGTCGTTCCTGATTATAGGGAGATCAAACCTAGGATTCTGCAGAAAATGAGAAGGGATTTGAAAGAATCTCTTACACCTTTTTATCATGAGTTTTCTTCAAGAAACGAATACACCAATCATTCTTCCTTGGATCTTTTCGGCTTGGAAGAGAATTCAGTGGATCTTGTAGTGACCAGCCCTCCTTTTTTGGACAAGGTCAACTACGAAGAGGACAATTGGCTTAGATATTGGTTCTTAGATATCGAATTGGAGAAGGATCAGAAGCCAAGTATATTTGCGACTTTGGCAGGTTGGTGCGAATTCATCCAAGGAACTTTGGATGAACTTTCCAGAGTAGTGAAACCGGGCGGAACAGTGGTTATGGAAGTGGGAGAAGTCCGAAAAGGTAAGACTGTCTTCAACTTAGACGAATATGTAATCAAATGTGCGGAGTCCACAGGTCTTGTTTGGGAAAATACATACATCAACGACCAGAAGTTCACAAAACTTGCCAATTGCTGGAATGTTTCGAATAACGAAAAAGGCACGAATTCTAATCGTTGCGTTGTGTTCCGTAATTTGAAATAG
- a CDS encoding penicillin-binding transpeptidase domain-containing protein yields the protein MNPIFRFSFAVLLLSCSTKTGTDSPIIQKEELNLSDKKVCLFLAEMEEGTLLKVGEDNCKKNSPSMYVFQPVLALAALELGTLKDPHGYFPWDKTKFPYIRWQKEQNLKTSLENSTVWYFQKIWTDTGTTKLKPWLSSVGLPTSVPFEPSRSFWMDGGYSWTAEEFYLFLWKLFNGELGVRKKNLNSVLEGLEKNPGEIKNPTGTHKLDGNFGNYSGFYSDSATGYAQGRSVSWYWFFWKGPKRSYLFLSKIESESETLSPLEAAKFGMEYLREKGFWEKYFSSAN from the coding sequence ATGAACCCAATCTTCCGTTTTTCTTTTGCGGTCCTTCTTCTTTCCTGTTCCACAAAAACAGGAACAGACTCGCCGATCATACAAAAAGAAGAACTAAATCTTTCCGACAAAAAGGTCTGCCTATTCCTAGCCGAAATGGAAGAAGGTACACTTTTAAAAGTCGGAGAAGATAACTGCAAAAAAAACTCCCCTTCTATGTATGTATTCCAACCGGTTCTAGCTCTGGCGGCATTGGAATTAGGAACATTAAAAGATCCTCATGGATATTTCCCTTGGGATAAAACTAAATTCCCTTACATTCGATGGCAGAAGGAACAGAACTTAAAGACTTCTCTGGAAAATTCCACAGTTTGGTATTTCCAAAAGATCTGGACGGATACAGGCACTACTAAGCTCAAACCTTGGCTGTCTTCCGTAGGACTTCCCACATCGGTCCCCTTCGAACCTTCCAGATCCTTTTGGATGGATGGAGGATATTCTTGGACCGCCGAAGAATTCTACTTATTCTTATGGAAATTATTCAACGGAGAGTTAGGTGTTAGAAAGAAAAACCTAAACTCAGTATTAGAAGGTCTGGAAAAAAATCCGGGAGAGATCAAAAACCCTACGGGCACCCATAAATTAGACGGGAACTTCGGGAACTACTCAGGTTTCTATTCCGATTCGGCAACAGGATATGCCCAAGGAAGATCGGTCTCTTGGTACTGGTTCTTTTGGAAGGGACCGAAAAGATCTTATCTATTCTTATCCAAAATAGAAAGTGAATCCGAAACTTTATCTCCCTTAGAGGCTGCAAAGTTTGGCATGGAATATTTAAGAGAAAAAGGGTTTTGGGAAAAATATTTCTCTTCCGCCAACTAA
- a CDS encoding cation:proton antiporter, translating into MKRNAIFYITLLVFSFGAFLFVAKQGKSLEIGKVAIVETSSSTSVESTEDTIEIWKRAGAKLWKGFHEPLPLLLLQIGIVIAATRVMGKLAVLVRQPFVVGEILAGILLGPSLFGLLFPEQYQFLFPKVSLSSLQLLSQIGLVFFMFVVGMELDIKILRNQADSAILISHASILLPFLLGAILALSIYKTLAPPEVTFLSFSLFMGIGMSITAFPVLARIVQERGLTKTKLGGLALTCAASDDLTAWCLLAVVIALVQAGGILAALFTIILAIIYVFVMWKVVQPAMHRAGGIFTNREAFTKVAVAMFLLFPIASAWITESIGIHALFGAFLAGVVMPDKPKLRTLLAEKVEDLSTAIFLPLFFALTGIRTQIGLLNQGNLWWDFTMVLTVAIVGKFAGSAIAAKASGNNWKDSLSLGALMNTRGLMELIVLNIGYDIGVLSSQIFSMMVLMALVTTYMTGPSLNLIERIFSVVKDKREEGILLAFALHSRGVDLLRLASGLFQNGNKTKEVTALHLTPDSWISGKTAQKYEKKSFEPLFRLSKELGIKLNTLYKPSDNVTRDILKTIQSGNYNIFLTGGAKSLFSDDVLGGKIRTLLSESETNAGILVAEKLKNLDRFILAVYSEKDVKLLGFSLAMAKNIGAKLSIWDPNGRVPQFSQRERNLLKKEKITILKGEDPQVLSEADLVICDLETWEEETEFRNWELADGSGLFLVRYKG; encoded by the coding sequence ATGAAACGAAACGCGATTTTCTATATAACACTATTAGTATTTTCTTTCGGAGCCTTCCTCTTCGTAGCGAAACAAGGCAAGTCATTAGAAATAGGTAAAGTTGCCATCGTCGAAACAAGTTCTTCCACTTCGGTCGAATCAACAGAAGATACGATAGAAATTTGGAAAAGAGCAGGTGCAAAACTATGGAAGGGTTTTCATGAGCCCCTTCCTCTCCTATTATTACAAATCGGAATCGTTATAGCCGCTACTCGAGTAATGGGTAAACTCGCAGTTCTAGTGAGGCAACCGTTCGTAGTTGGAGAGATCCTCGCAGGTATATTATTAGGTCCGTCCTTATTCGGATTATTATTCCCGGAACAGTATCAATTCTTATTCCCCAAAGTTTCCTTAAGCTCACTGCAACTATTAAGCCAGATCGGTCTGGTATTCTTTATGTTCGTGGTCGGAATGGAGTTGGATATAAAGATACTTAGGAACCAGGCAGACTCGGCGATACTTATCTCTCATGCAAGTATACTTCTTCCGTTTTTACTTGGTGCGATCTTAGCTCTCTCTATTTATAAAACGTTAGCTCCTCCTGAGGTAACTTTTCTATCCTTCTCCCTATTTATGGGGATAGGAATGAGCATCACCGCCTTTCCTGTACTTGCCAGGATCGTTCAGGAAAGAGGACTTACTAAAACAAAATTAGGCGGTCTCGCTCTCACCTGTGCAGCTTCCGATGATTTGACTGCTTGGTGTTTACTTGCGGTGGTGATCGCTCTTGTGCAAGCTGGCGGGATTTTAGCGGCGCTATTTACCATAATCCTCGCAATCATTTATGTTTTTGTAATGTGGAAGGTCGTACAACCTGCAATGCATAGAGCGGGCGGAATTTTCACAAACAGAGAAGCATTCACCAAAGTTGCAGTAGCAATGTTCTTACTCTTCCCGATCGCTTCTGCCTGGATTACCGAATCCATAGGAATCCATGCGTTATTTGGAGCGTTTCTAGCCGGGGTTGTTATGCCGGACAAACCCAAACTTAGGACACTTTTAGCGGAAAAGGTGGAAGACCTAAGCACTGCCATCTTTCTTCCATTATTCTTCGCGTTAACCGGAATTCGGACCCAGATCGGCCTATTGAACCAAGGCAATTTGTGGTGGGATTTCACAATGGTGCTTACGGTCGCGATAGTAGGAAAATTCGCAGGAAGTGCAATCGCCGCAAAAGCTTCCGGAAACAACTGGAAAGATTCCTTATCCTTAGGTGCGCTCATGAACACCAGAGGACTCATGGAATTGATCGTCCTAAATATCGGTTATGATATCGGAGTATTATCCTCTCAGATCTTCTCAATGATGGTGCTTATGGCATTGGTCACTACCTATATGACCGGCCCAAGTTTGAATTTGATAGAGAGAATTTTCTCGGTAGTCAAAGACAAGAGAGAAGAAGGTATACTGCTCGCATTCGCATTACATTCCAGAGGAGTGGATCTATTAAGACTTGCATCCGGATTATTCCAAAACGGGAATAAAACAAAAGAAGTAACTGCGCTTCACCTCACTCCTGATTCCTGGATCTCCGGTAAAACCGCTCAAAAATATGAGAAAAAAAGTTTTGAACCGTTATTCAGACTCTCCAAAGAACTCGGGATCAAACTTAACACTCTTTATAAACCTTCCGACAATGTCACAAGAGACATTCTAAAAACAATTCAATCAGGAAATTATAATATATTTCTAACAGGAGGGGCAAAATCCCTCTTTAGCGACGATGTTTTAGGGGGAAAGATCAGGACACTTCTTTCCGAGTCCGAAACGAATGCGGGAATATTGGTCGCGGAAAAATTAAAAAATTTAGATCGTTTTATCTTAGCAGTTTATTCCGAAAAGGACGTAAAACTATTAGGATTTTCTTTAGCAATGGCTAAAAACATTGGAGCCAAACTTTCGATTTGGGACCCTAATGGACGGGTTCCACAATTCTCCCAAAGAGAAAGAAATCTTCTCAAAAAAGAAAAGATCACTATCCTGAAAGGGGAAGATCCTCAAGTCCTTTCCGAGGCAGACCTAGTGATCTGCGATCTGGAAACCTGGGAAGAAGAAACAGAATTTAGGAATTGGGAACTAGCGGACGGCTCGGGTTTATTCTTGGTACGATATAAAGGATAA
- a CDS encoding response regulator, translated as MIIDDEIQIRRLVRVALEKEGYKVEEAISVDDALSKVYMVRPDSIILDLGLPDKGGEEFLKKIRESGSKIPVLVLSVRDSEKDKIFLLDSGADDYLTKPFGVGELLARIRVLLRHSSPEKTDVKVRIGLLELDFGTRKVLKEGKEIRLTPTEYSFLKLLATYPGKIVTQTQILKELWGPNQMAESGYLRVYVNQIRKKIEKDPGNPEILITEPGVGYFLKTDS; from the coding sequence ATGATCATAGACGATGAGATCCAGATCCGTCGATTGGTCCGAGTCGCTCTCGAAAAAGAAGGATACAAGGTAGAAGAGGCGATCTCTGTCGATGATGCATTATCGAAAGTTTATATGGTCCGTCCTGATAGTATTATCTTGGATTTGGGTTTACCAGATAAGGGAGGAGAAGAGTTCCTAAAAAAGATCAGAGAGTCAGGTTCTAAGATCCCAGTATTGGTTTTAAGTGTAAGGGATTCCGAAAAAGATAAGATCTTTTTGTTGGACAGCGGGGCGGACGATTATCTCACTAAACCGTTCGGCGTCGGAGAGTTGCTTGCTAGGATTAGAGTATTATTGAGACATTCTTCTCCTGAAAAAACGGATGTTAAAGTAAGGATCGGACTTTTGGAGCTGGATTTTGGGACCAGAAAAGTTTTAAAGGAAGGAAAAGAGATCCGACTAACGCCTACAGAGTATTCTTTTTTGAAATTATTAGCCACTTATCCCGGAAAGATAGTTACCCAAACTCAGATCTTAAAAGAACTTTGGGGGCCGAACCAAATGGCGGAATCCGGCTATTTGAGAGTGTATGTGAACCAGATCCGCAAAAAAATAGAGAAAGATCCCGGCAATCCTGAGATCCTGATCACGGAGCCAGGAGTAGGTTACTTTCTAAAAACGGATAGTTAA
- a CDS encoding sensor histidine kinase, with amino-acid sequence MRPAEENRPDPDELLSRIGGEETNTRGKLKIFFGMAAGVGKTFEMLRDAQKAKSEGIDVWIGYLETHNRKETEAQAEGLPVIPRKRFKYKSVDLEEMDLDTILEKKPDLVLVDELAHTNVPGSRHPKRYQDVLEILDQGINVYSTLNVQHLESRAGIVEEISGAPVSERVPDSILEIADEVELVDLVPDDLIKRLKEGKVYPSDKVPQALHSFFKVPNLTALRELSLNFTSKLVDRELSRLEPTKDSKLSDKILVAVSSSPQAANLIRYAKRIAFGLKCPWVAVYVDDGNILAPDQKRLLRENLGLARELGAEILNFSDRDPVLGILRAINRSKATHVVIGRSGKSKFSRILRGGSFVDKLSEQSGDFQILLAPTEVSKEKPKIRFGFFTKGTRSKPIQYFISFLALLGVTSFNLLLNIITGYWSIGLVYLFFIMFVSLFAGRGPVLITASLSAIFWNFLFIPPKFTFYIEKVEDWMMFGTYFVLALVLGALTTRLRDREEALQAGEEALSGLYRLSVALSKTHSLDEIASVAVETIGDTFQSSVLILLADQDSLLSRTPHPKSGFKPDMKESALAAWTFQNRKPSGKDTDTVPMSKGLYLPLLTPGGCFGVVGLDREYKESLELEEETLLFSMLNQIALALERIHLLGIRANAKLVEESEKFYSALFNSVSHDFRTPLTVIRASLDLLESGCVKNEKEKSGLFSEIRIAYKKLDRLVGDLLDMSRLESGRLMLDLQWEDPVDLVNETIRIAEYEKGEHTLTVQTDESMPLVRMDRRLMIQVLIHLLQNAFLHTEKDSTVIVRASVPKDHLLLTVEDNGPGIPYGQEKRIFEKFTKVSGSMQGTGLGLSICKGLVEAQGGKIWAENRQEGGARFLIRIPVLTFPPLEDAIV; translated from the coding sequence GTGAGACCTGCAGAAGAAAATAGACCCGATCCTGACGAATTACTTTCTCGGATCGGAGGGGAAGAGACTAATACGAGAGGAAAATTGAAAATTTTCTTCGGGATGGCCGCAGGCGTGGGTAAAACGTTCGAAATGCTCCGAGACGCCCAAAAAGCAAAGTCGGAAGGGATCGATGTTTGGATCGGTTATTTAGAAACTCATAATAGAAAGGAAACCGAGGCACAAGCAGAGGGACTTCCCGTCATACCTCGTAAAAGGTTCAAATATAAATCCGTAGATCTGGAAGAAATGGATCTAGATACGATTCTGGAAAAAAAACCGGATCTGGTGTTGGTCGATGAGCTGGCGCACACCAATGTTCCTGGTTCCAGGCATCCTAAAAGATACCAAGACGTTCTGGAAATTTTAGACCAAGGCATAAATGTTTATTCGACTTTGAATGTGCAACATTTGGAAAGTAGGGCGGGTATCGTGGAGGAAATTTCAGGAGCTCCCGTTTCTGAAAGAGTACCCGATTCTATTTTAGAAATAGCCGACGAAGTGGAATTAGTCGATCTCGTTCCGGACGATCTGATCAAACGTTTAAAGGAAGGAAAAGTGTATCCTTCGGATAAGGTCCCGCAGGCATTACATTCTTTTTTTAAAGTCCCGAATCTGACCGCTCTTAGGGAACTTTCCTTAAATTTTACTTCTAAACTAGTGGATCGGGAACTTTCCAGACTGGAGCCGACTAAGGATTCTAAACTTTCTGATAAAATTTTGGTCGCAGTATCTTCTTCTCCTCAAGCCGCCAATTTGATACGTTATGCGAAACGAATTGCATTCGGATTAAAATGTCCTTGGGTAGCGGTGTATGTAGATGACGGTAATATCTTGGCTCCCGATCAAAAGCGCCTCTTGAGAGAGAACTTAGGTCTTGCGAGAGAGTTGGGAGCCGAGATTTTAAATTTTTCAGACAGAGATCCTGTTCTTGGTATCTTAAGAGCGATCAATCGTAGCAAAGCTACCCATGTAGTTATAGGAAGAAGCGGCAAATCTAAATTTTCCAGGATTTTGAGAGGAGGCTCTTTTGTAGATAAACTGAGCGAGCAGTCAGGGGATTTTCAGATCCTTTTGGCACCTACGGAAGTTTCTAAAGAGAAACCTAAGATTAGATTCGGTTTTTTTACGAAAGGAACTAGATCCAAACCTATTCAGTATTTTATTTCTTTTCTGGCCTTGCTTGGAGTCACTTCCTTTAATCTTTTATTAAATATTATTACAGGTTATTGGTCTATAGGACTTGTATATTTGTTTTTCATAATGTTTGTGTCCTTGTTCGCGGGACGTGGTCCTGTCTTGATCACAGCTTCATTAAGTGCGATCTTTTGGAATTTTCTATTCATTCCTCCCAAATTTACTTTCTATATAGAGAAAGTGGAAGATTGGATGATGTTCGGGACCTATTTTGTATTAGCCCTAGTACTAGGAGCCTTGACCACAAGATTAAGAGATAGAGAAGAAGCATTACAAGCGGGAGAAGAAGCTCTTTCCGGTCTTTACAGACTTTCAGTTGCATTATCTAAAACTCATAGTTTGGATGAAATCGCATCCGTGGCAGTGGAAACGATCGGGGACACATTCCAATCTTCAGTTCTGATCTTACTTGCGGACCAAGATTCTTTACTTTCCCGCACTCCTCATCCTAAGAGCGGTTTTAAGCCGGACATGAAAGAGTCCGCTTTGGCTGCTTGGACCTTCCAAAATAGAAAACCTTCCGGAAAAGATACGGACACTGTTCCAATGTCTAAAGGGTTGTATCTTCCATTACTTACTCCGGGCGGCTGTTTCGGGGTAGTCGGGTTGGACAGAGAATATAAAGAAAGTTTGGAATTGGAGGAAGAGACTCTTCTATTTTCTATGCTTAACCAAATTGCTTTGGCCTTGGAACGAATACATCTACTTGGAATTCGTGCAAACGCTAAGTTGGTGGAAGAATCTGAAAAATTTTATTCCGCGTTATTCAATTCAGTTAGTCATGATTTTAGGACACCTTTGACTGTGATCCGTGCCTCCTTGGATCTATTGGAATCTGGATGCGTAAAAAACGAAAAGGAGAAGTCTGGCTTATTTTCGGAGATCCGTATTGCGTATAAAAAATTGGATAGATTGGTGGGAGATCTTTTGGATATGTCCAGGTTGGAATCCGGAAGATTGATGTTGGACCTCCAATGGGAAGATCCTGTCGATTTAGTAAATGAAACGATACGTATAGCGGAATATGAAAAAGGAGAACATACGTTAACTGTCCAAACCGATGAAAGTATGCCCTTAGTAAGGATGGACAGACGATTGATGATCCAAGTATTGATCCATCTTTTGCAAAACGCATTTTTACACACTGAAAAGGATAGCACGGTTATTGTAAGAGCAAGCGTTCCGAAAGATCATCTTCTATTGACGGTAGAGGATAACGGACCTGGGATCCCTTACGGACAAGAGAAAAGGATTTTTGAGAAGTTCACTAAGGTTTCCGGCTCTATGCAGGGTACTGGTTTAGGACTTTCTATCTGCAAAGGTCTTGTGGAAGCCCAAGGCGGAAAAATTTGGGCAGAGAACCGACAAGAAGGAGGGGCCAGATTCCTGATCAGAATTCCGGTGCTTACTTTCCCTCCTTTGGAGGATGCTATTGTCTAG
- the kdpC gene encoding potassium-transporting ATPase subunit KdpC, giving the protein MIRAVLQFGFWTFICGIFYPALVYGFAKFVFPKESSGSLIELDGKVIGSELLAQSFESPEYFHPRPSAIGYDTSSSGASNLGPTSIQLTKKAEERRKYWVNRGGSDTVPSELLYSSGSGLDPHLSIEAVKYQVPLVAKTRGISEEKLTRLVEESVESPELGLFGPSKINILKLNLKLRSVYSEENILKK; this is encoded by the coding sequence ATGATACGAGCAGTTTTACAATTCGGATTTTGGACCTTTATATGCGGTATCTTTTATCCGGCGCTTGTATACGGTTTTGCTAAATTTGTTTTTCCGAAAGAGAGTTCAGGTTCTTTAATTGAGTTAGACGGAAAAGTGATCGGTTCGGAGTTACTGGCTCAATCTTTCGAATCTCCGGAATATTTTCATCCTAGACCTTCAGCAATCGGATATGACACTTCTTCTTCCGGAGCTTCTAATCTAGGGCCTACGAGTATCCAGCTTACTAAAAAGGCGGAGGAAAGAAGAAAATACTGGGTTAATAGAGGAGGATCCGATACTGTACCTTCCGAACTTTTGTATTCTTCCGGAAGCGGATTAGATCCGCATTTAAGTATAGAAGCTGTGAAATATCAAGTTCCGTTAGTCGCGAAAACGAGAGGAATTTCGGAAGAAAAATTAACTCGATTGGTCGAAGAGAGTGTAGAATCTCCCGAATTGGGATTATTCGGTCCTTCTAAGATCAATATTTTGAAATTGAATCTGAAATTGAGATCAGTTTACTCGGAAGAGAATATTCTAAAAAAATAA